A genome region from Methanobacterium sp. includes the following:
- a CDS encoding DUF169 domain-containing protein: MYYETETKELIQLLGLKGSPVAVKMVKTQDDIPEGYEKIPETKRHCEFIQNARLKGDTGYATALEHMCKGGAGVMGIGQLPPSVADGTMYHKLGNFKTPEGALDTVEAIPKSSEEYYASLYAPLETANFEPDVVVLILNPKQALRVSQAYLNAKGGRISNDYSGIQSLCADAVVAVKERGVPNMTLGCNGSRGYAGVSEEEVIIGIPPKNLKDIIGALKTFQEKWG, encoded by the coding sequence ATGTACTATGAAACTGAAACAAAAGAACTGATTCAATTACTGGGACTTAAAGGAAGCCCAGTAGCTGTTAAAATGGTTAAAACTCAGGATGATATTCCCGAAGGTTATGAAAAGATTCCTGAAACCAAAAGACACTGTGAATTCATCCAGAACGCCCGACTCAAAGGTGATACAGGATATGCCACAGCTCTAGAACACATGTGCAAAGGAGGAGCTGGAGTTATGGGAATTGGTCAGTTACCTCCCAGTGTTGCTGACGGCACTATGTACCACAAATTAGGAAACTTCAAAACACCGGAGGGGGCTCTGGATACAGTTGAAGCCATACCTAAATCAAGCGAAGAATACTACGCTTCATTGTACGCGCCACTGGAAACAGCAAACTTTGAACCAGATGTTGTGGTACTGATACTCAACCCAAAACAGGCATTACGAGTCAGTCAAGCATATCTTAACGCCAAAGGGGGTCGAATATCCAATGACTACTCTGGAATACAATCACTATGTGCTGATGCTGTGGTTGCAGTCAAAGAGCGCGGAGTGCCCAACATGACACTGGGATGTAATGGATCACGAGGATACGCTGGTGTCAGCGAGGAAGAAGTGATTATTGGAATCCCCCCAAAAAACCTCAAAGACATAATAGGAGCTCTAAAAACCTTCCAGGAAAAATGGGGATGA
- a CDS encoding DsrE family protein, translating to MKTIKALGIKAPNAAILVENILKQDSTSGIIITLSPGSEEGLENIATKYGLGIEVENKKEEVVVRMVRNSREMEELDVTGQTCPGPIIIASDKLGSMENGDRVKIKNNNLETIEDIAIAMPEMGGKVLDQGTDGENHYLVIEKVDKKDSKETKSSVNRDKVLVVQSNGIGNAERAYATFIFAKAALSMGKKVSIFLLMDGVSMARKGNAATVKHPAFDRLDYVMREAVDGGATIYVCELSANFRGIKQKDLEDGCKLAGASTYVTLLSDPTYAVVNF from the coding sequence ATGAAAACAATCAAAGCCCTGGGAATAAAAGCCCCAAACGCAGCAATACTGGTAGAAAACATCTTAAAACAGGATTCTACAAGTGGAATTATAATAACACTCAGCCCGGGTTCAGAAGAAGGTCTGGAAAATATTGCTACCAAGTACGGGCTTGGAATAGAAGTGGAAAACAAAAAAGAGGAAGTAGTAGTAAGGATGGTCAGAAATTCTAGGGAAATGGAAGAACTGGATGTTACAGGCCAAACATGTCCCGGACCAATCATCATTGCCAGTGACAAACTGGGTTCTATGGAGAACGGAGACCGGGTTAAAATAAAAAACAACAACCTGGAAACCATTGAAGACATAGCCATAGCCATGCCTGAAATGGGTGGAAAAGTGTTGGATCAGGGTACTGATGGCGAAAACCATTACCTCGTAATAGAAAAAGTGGACAAAAAAGACTCAAAAGAGACTAAAAGTTCAGTTAACCGTGATAAAGTACTGGTGGTTCAAAGTAACGGAATTGGCAATGCGGAACGTGCTTATGCCACCTTCATATTTGCCAAAGCCGCTTTGAGCATGGGTAAAAAGGTCAGCATATTCTTACTTATGGATGGAGTAAGCATGGCCCGTAAAGGCAACGCAGCTACCGTAAAACATCCTGCCTTTGACCGATTGGACTATGTGATGAGGGAAGCAGTTGATGGTGGTGCAACCATCTACGTGTGTGAGTTAAGTGCTAATTTCAGGGGAATCAAACAGAAAGACCTGGAAGATGGTTGTAAACTGGCAGGAGCATCAACTTACGTTACATTGCTTTCAGATCCCACCTACGCTGTGGTTAACTTTTAA
- a CDS encoding DUF5400 domain-containing protein has translation MQVTYPVIILAILASGLVSGFITFRMHGMRLAPHFVVMILALVATIINIISGNYYMLYGAVLLQILTTITAFTQTWTTLKYNFQTAPAYAPHLTLMTMLPVLAVASLI, from the coding sequence ATGCAGGTTACCTATCCCGTAATTATTCTAGCCATACTGGCAAGTGGACTTGTAAGTGGATTTATAACATTCCGGATGCATGGAATGCGACTGGCACCCCATTTCGTGGTAATGATCTTGGCTCTGGTGGCTACAATAATAAATATCATCAGTGGAAATTATTACATGCTCTACGGTGCTGTCTTGCTACAGATTCTGACTACCATAACCGCTTTTACCCAGACATGGACCACATTAAAGTATAACTTTCAAACTGCACCGGCATACGCCCCGCACTTGACTTTAATGACCATGTTACCCGTACTTGCGGTGGCATCATTGATTTGA
- a CDS encoding histidine kinase dimerization/phosphoacceptor domain -containing protein — translation MKKSQNQIKPRFNAFRISLIYFIVSIIWIVASDQILVMNMANNQLFTTIAIFKGSLFVIGTSILIYFLVYRNLVSIKRSEEDLTESEKKFREIFNKANDMISVNRVDADGFPGKFLEINEVASKRLGYEKEELLNMSPSDIVSHDRMHEIPENAAKLLEKGHNTYEIVQVAKDGKEIQVEVNSHLIDYEGKEVCLAVSRDITDRKKAEEKLKSSLEEKNVLLREIHHRVNNNLQIITSLFNLQSNYVDESSKDILMVSQSRVKSMAMIHEKLYQSPDMTHINIKDYIESFVSDLFYLYDVKKGTIEPQITVDNIKMGIDTAIPLGLIINELVTNSLKHAFPEGKEGAWIQINLKKEGDLFTLKIDDNGVGIPEVRKIESTKSLGLQLVSNLVNQLDGTMMITGKDGTEVKILFEELKYKQRM, via the coding sequence ATGAAAAAATCCCAAAATCAAATTAAACCACGTTTTAATGCCTTTAGGATATCCCTAATTTATTTCATTGTTAGCATAATCTGGATTGTTGCTTCTGATCAAATCCTGGTCATGAATATGGCCAACAATCAACTATTTACAACCATAGCCATCTTCAAGGGAAGTTTATTCGTTATTGGTACTTCTATTTTAATATATTTCCTGGTGTACAGAAATTTAGTTTCCATTAAACGTTCTGAAGAAGATCTAACAGAAAGTGAAAAGAAGTTCAGGGAAATATTCAACAAAGCAAATGATATGATCTCGGTAAATAGGGTGGATGCAGATGGATTTCCTGGAAAATTCTTGGAAATTAATGAAGTGGCCAGCAAGAGGCTGGGATATGAAAAGGAAGAGTTACTGAATATGAGTCCTTCAGACATAGTTTCCCATGATAGAATGCATGAAATCCCAGAAAACGCTGCGAAACTTCTTGAAAAAGGACACAATACCTATGAGATTGTGCAAGTGGCCAAAGATGGAAAAGAAATACAAGTTGAGGTGAACAGCCACCTCATTGATTACGAGGGGAAAGAAGTATGTTTAGCAGTTTCTCGTGATATAACCGATCGTAAGAAAGCTGAAGAGAAATTAAAATCATCTTTAGAAGAAAAAAATGTGCTACTGCGAGAAATTCATCATCGAGTTAACAATAACCTGCAGATTATAACCAGTTTGTTTAATCTCCAGTCCAATTATGTTGATGAAAGTTCTAAGGACATTTTAATGGTCAGTCAGAGTAGAGTTAAGTCCATGGCAATGATTCATGAGAAACTCTACCAATCACCAGACATGACCCATATAAACATCAAAGATTACATCGAAAGTTTCGTCTCTGATTTATTCTATTTATATGATGTGAAAAAAGGAACTATTGAACCGCAAATAACTGTTGATAACATTAAAATGGGAATTGATACAGCAATACCATTAGGATTAATCATTAACGAGCTCGTAACCAACTCACTAAAACATGCCTTCCCTGAGGGAAAGGAAGGAGCGTGGATCCAGATTAATCTTAAAAAAGAAGGTGATTTGTTCACCCTGAAAATAGATGATAATGGTGTGGGAATACCTGAAGTGCGAAAAATTGAAAGTACAAAAAGCCTGGGCTTGCAACTTGTATCGAATCTTGTAAACCAGTTGGATGGAACAATGATGATAACTGGGAAAGATGGGACCGAAGTTAAAATTCTATTTGAAGAATTAAAGTATAAACAAAGAATGTGA
- a CDS encoding ATP cone domain-containing protein: protein MIKKKGTIESFNPNKIKGSIQKATIDAGYSLDEKKDIINQVFTNINKKIDEEKEIKSETIKMCLLTELDKCEPYIAKSWRRFDDKYKSR from the coding sequence GTGATAAAAAAGAAAGGCACAATTGAATCGTTTAATCCCAATAAAATTAAAGGTTCAATCCAAAAAGCAACTATAGATGCAGGATACAGTCTGGATGAGAAAAAGGATATTATAAACCAAGTATTCACTAATATCAATAAAAAGATCGATGAGGAGAAGGAAATTAAAAGTGAAACCATAAAGATGTGTCTTTTAACAGAATTAGATAAATGCGAGCCATACATTGCTAAATCATGGCGTAGATTTGATGACAAATATAAATCAAGATAA
- a CDS encoding nitroreductase family protein, with protein MAMADLYPQIFKRKSIRNYDLTPLEDGVLENIIEEINNLEPLYADIKVDFKIISQNDVNPRMMKKAPHYIAVFSENKEGYKTNVGFMLQQMDIFFSANGLGSCWQGIPKTKKNVLESSNLEFVILMAFGKANIPLHRTSTLEFKRKPLPQITDIRNKGSVGALLEAARLAPSATNSQPWFFKGNNHVIHAYVVKPNIFRAIMLKKYIMIDMGIVIYHLKLASEHFGKTSQIIFDETADENSPHGYEYVASLKIE; from the coding sequence ATGGCAATGGCTGATCTTTACCCCCAAATATTCAAGAGAAAATCCATTAGAAATTATGATCTTACCCCCTTGGAGGATGGTGTTCTTGAAAATATTATCGAAGAGATTAACAATTTAGAACCATTGTATGCTGATATTAAAGTAGATTTTAAGATCATATCCCAAAATGATGTTAATCCACGAATGATGAAAAAGGCACCCCACTATATTGCAGTTTTCTCAGAAAATAAAGAGGGTTATAAGACCAACGTGGGGTTCATGCTTCAGCAGATGGACATATTCTTTTCTGCCAATGGCTTGGGCAGTTGCTGGCAGGGAATCCCCAAAACGAAGAAAAATGTTTTGGAAAGTTCAAATCTTGAATTCGTCATTTTAATGGCATTTGGAAAGGCAAACATACCATTACACCGAACCAGTACTTTAGAATTCAAGCGAAAACCTCTCCCCCAAATAACGGATATTAGAAATAAAGGATCTGTGGGGGCATTGTTGGAAGCGGCTCGTCTAGCACCCTCTGCAACTAACAGCCAGCCCTGGTTTTTTAAAGGCAATAATCATGTAATTCATGCTTATGTAGTTAAACCAAACATTTTTAGGGCTATTATGTTAAAAAAATATATCATGATTGATATGGGTATTGTAATTTACCATCTGAAGCTAGCATCAGAGCATTTCGGGAAAACAAGCCAGATTATTTTTGATGAAACTGCTGATGAAAACTCGCCCCACGGATATGAATATGTGGCCAGTTTGAAAATCGAGTAA
- a CDS encoding patatin-like phospholipase family protein has translation MAKKDKPSKALVLSGGGITGTAWELGVLFGLEESGVDVTHAELIVGTSAGSSVGAQITSGLSLEELYNLQLKPVNETVEKQVDFEGHKFRQMMAAAIMSSPDSQTARALIGEAALAAPTMEEDERLKIMASRLPVHEWNQERKLIINAVDAETGEWVKFDQDSNVPLLLAVSASSAVPGVYPPTTINGRRYIDGGMSSGTNADVARGYDQVFIIVAEPNMIAPAMGPTMHRITFEEELAQLETSGSQVMVITPDEESLQAKGPNPLDANFRGVSAQAGRKQGQKIAGEVKLFWEIS, from the coding sequence ATGGCTAAAAAGGATAAACCATCAAAAGCACTGGTTTTAAGTGGAGGCGGAATCACAGGGACAGCATGGGAATTAGGTGTCCTTTTCGGACTTGAAGAAAGTGGAGTTGATGTAACCCACGCGGAGCTTATTGTAGGAACATCTGCGGGTTCCAGTGTAGGGGCTCAGATCACCAGTGGCCTCAGCCTGGAAGAACTTTACAACCTCCAGTTGAAACCAGTGAATGAAACCGTGGAAAAACAGGTGGATTTTGAAGGGCATAAATTCCGCCAGATGATGGCTGCAGCCATTATGAGCTCCCCGGATTCACAAACAGCAAGGGCACTTATTGGAGAAGCAGCACTTGCCGCACCAACCATGGAAGAGGATGAGAGATTGAAAATAATGGCATCACGTTTGCCAGTTCATGAATGGAATCAGGAGAGAAAACTGATAATCAATGCAGTTGATGCTGAGACTGGTGAATGGGTTAAATTTGACCAGGACTCAAATGTTCCGCTTTTACTTGCTGTATCTGCCAGTTCAGCTGTTCCAGGTGTCTATCCACCCACCACAATCAATGGCCGCAGATATATTGATGGGGGTATGAGTTCCGGGACCAATGCCGATGTTGCCCGTGGTTATGATCAGGTCTTTATAATTGTTGCCGAACCCAACATGATTGCACCGGCAATGGGTCCCACCATGCACCGTATCACCTTTGAAGAGGAACTTGCCCAGCTAGAAACATCCGGTTCCCAAGTTATGGTCATCACCCCTGATGAAGAGTCACTGCAAGCTAAAGGACCTAACCCACTTGATGCCAATTTCCGTGGTGTATCTGCTCAAGCAGGACGCAAGCAGGGTCAAAAAATAGCCGGGGAAGTTAAACTTTTCTGGGAAATTTCCTAA
- the pscS gene encoding O-phospho-L-seryl-tRNA:Cys-tRNA synthase, translating into MKCQDYSLNRQTERENLNLNPLQRGGVLPPESRQALYEFSDGYSVCDYCAGRLDQISKPSINSFLEDMASFIGADHARTVHGAREGKFAVMHALCRPGDTVLMDGNAHYTSHLAAERNGLNIVEVPSSDDPEYRIDAEGYQETLDEVNDMGEDVSLVLLTHVDGDYGNVTDARAIGKIAHDAGIPFLLNCAYSMGRMPIDAKKWNVDFVVGSGHKSMAASGPIGILGVQEEWADLVLKRSNRHQVKELEMMGCTSRGAPIATLMASLPHIIDRVNQWDVEVEKTRYFVSEMEKISGVRQIGVRPTEHDLVRFETPFFHSIASKHPRKGFYLYEELKKRNIVGIKRGQTQWFKCSTYGYSQEQVHYIANSFGEIAAKYREIAD; encoded by the coding sequence ATGAAATGTCAGGATTACTCCCTTAATCGCCAAACAGAAAGAGAAAACCTCAATCTTAATCCCCTTCAACGTGGAGGGGTGCTTCCCCCCGAATCACGCCAAGCTTTATACGAATTTTCCGATGGATACAGTGTCTGTGATTACTGTGCCGGTCGTCTGGATCAGATATCAAAACCATCCATAAACAGTTTTCTGGAGGATATGGCCAGTTTTATTGGTGCCGATCATGCACGGACTGTTCATGGTGCAAGGGAAGGTAAATTTGCAGTTATGCACGCTCTTTGCCGACCCGGTGATACCGTATTGATGGACGGTAATGCCCATTACACCAGTCACCTGGCAGCAGAACGTAACGGACTTAACATTGTGGAAGTTCCCAGCAGCGATGATCCTGAATATCGTATTGATGCGGAAGGATATCAGGAAACCCTTGATGAAGTCAATGACATGGGGGAAGATGTTAGTCTGGTTCTTTTAACCCATGTGGATGGAGATTACGGTAATGTGACTGATGCCAGGGCTATTGGTAAAATAGCCCATGACGCAGGTATCCCATTCCTCTTAAACTGTGCCTACTCCATGGGAAGAATGCCCATAGACGCCAAGAAGTGGAATGTGGATTTTGTGGTGGGAAGTGGCCATAAAAGCATGGCCGCCTCAGGACCCATAGGTATCCTGGGAGTTCAGGAGGAATGGGCAGATCTGGTCTTAAAAAGATCAAACCGGCATCAGGTGAAGGAACTGGAGATGATGGGATGCACCAGCCGTGGAGCCCCCATCGCAACTTTAATGGCATCTTTACCCCACATAATTGACCGGGTTAACCAATGGGACGTTGAAGTGGAAAAAACCCGTTATTTCGTTTCTGAAATGGAAAAAATAAGTGGAGTACGACAGATTGGTGTGCGTCCCACAGAACATGATCTGGTGCGGTTTGAAACCCCATTTTTCCATAGTATTGCCAGTAAACATCCGCGTAAAGGTTTTTATCTCTATGAGGAGCTTAAAAAGAGGAATATTGTGGGAATCAAAAGGGGACAGACCCAGTGGTTCAAATGCAGTACCTACGGTTACAGTCAGGAACAGGTGCACTACATAGCAAATTCTTTTGGCGAAATTGCTGCCAAATACCGGGAAATAGCCGATTAA
- a CDS encoding glycosyltransferase family 39 protein, with product MQEKIKSLITKDNSRGDMVVSLLLILLVLITRLPFTSKFLYEWDSVNFALALDKYDILLHQPQPPGYILFVGLGKVLNQIIHDANTTLIFMSILFSALTVILLYYLGKQLFSRNIAITGAILLIFSPIFWFYGEIATIYPSEAFLAILIAYTSYQAFKGRKIFFYLSSLALGLAGGFRQDLIPFMFPLWLFCLFYPERDYKQMMKRMITAFGVLAASILLWLVPSIILTGGLESYLSAGGHFSASFKTSSVIFGALPSNHLLMDGMLASWLMIGLGFIGGILILLFVFTRRKTILNSKILKNPKFIFMSLWILPSFLFLVFIPLSKPGYTLTFLPALTLILGYVFINFSRDIGLKFNISSKSVCSAILIIYIVLNSFYFLYPYNLNEESTWETQISNMNSTEKIILGVDMFFMYNNEKIVINDRNMDWHLEIIGNLSNLNPNNTQIIIRDIIREDQGFSWRKAMYQLPEYDVYYLFDSDNSQLKSNKLNNQVSYSYGKNHTSTSSQSSVLEIPINSSTEKIVWIMDDRSQFFQELQSQIEIKTIQLPNGLNVYYSDVKDKKIDLNTGGFIFKTSTS from the coding sequence ATGCAGGAAAAGATTAAATCTTTAATTACTAAGGACAACTCCAGGGGTGATATGGTCGTATCACTGTTATTAATCCTTTTAGTACTCATTACTCGCCTACCCTTCACCAGTAAATTCCTTTATGAATGGGACTCTGTAAACTTTGCCCTTGCACTGGATAAATATGATATACTTCTGCACCAACCACAACCACCAGGATACATTCTCTTCGTGGGACTGGGAAAAGTCTTAAATCAGATCATCCACGATGCCAATACCACCCTAATATTCATGAGCATACTGTTCAGTGCCCTAACTGTTATTTTATTATATTATCTGGGTAAACAGTTATTCTCAAGAAACATTGCAATAACCGGGGCGATTCTACTCATATTCAGCCCCATATTTTGGTTTTACGGGGAAATCGCAACCATATACCCTAGTGAAGCATTTTTAGCTATTTTAATAGCCTACACATCGTACCAGGCATTTAAAGGTAGAAAGATATTTTTCTATCTTTCCTCACTTGCCCTGGGCCTGGCCGGCGGATTCCGTCAGGATCTCATCCCTTTCATGTTCCCATTATGGTTGTTTTGCCTGTTTTACCCTGAACGGGACTACAAACAGATGATGAAAAGGATGATCACTGCTTTTGGGGTTCTGGCTGCATCCATCCTTCTCTGGCTTGTGCCAAGCATTATCCTGACAGGAGGCCTGGAAAGTTACCTTAGCGCTGGAGGGCATTTTTCAGCCTCTTTCAAAACCAGTTCAGTGATATTCGGAGCCTTACCATCCAATCATCTGCTGATGGATGGAATGCTGGCTTCATGGCTGATGATAGGACTGGGGTTTATAGGTGGAATCCTGATATTGCTGTTTGTCTTTACCAGAAGGAAAACAATTTTAAACAGCAAAATACTTAAAAATCCGAAATTCATTTTCATGAGCCTGTGGATACTGCCTTCATTCCTTTTTCTAGTTTTCATACCATTATCCAAACCAGGTTACACTCTAACATTCCTTCCAGCACTTACTTTAATCCTGGGATACGTATTCATAAATTTTTCCAGAGACATCGGCCTTAAATTTAATATTTCATCAAAATCCGTCTGCAGTGCCATACTAATAATATACATAGTATTGAACAGTTTCTATTTCCTTTATCCTTACAATTTAAATGAAGAAAGCACATGGGAAACCCAGATAAGCAACATGAACTCCACAGAAAAGATTATTTTAGGAGTGGACATGTTTTTCATGTATAACAATGAAAAAATTGTGATTAACGACCGGAACATGGATTGGCATCTGGAAATCATTGGGAACTTATCCAATTTGAACCCCAATAACACGCAGATTATTATACGGGATATCATCCGGGAGGATCAGGGCTTCAGTTGGAGAAAAGCCATGTACCAGCTTCCAGAATACGATGTTTACTATCTTTTTGATTCTGATAACTCCCAGCTTAAAAGTAACAAACTGAATAATCAGGTTTCCTATTCCTATGGGAAAAACCATACCTCCACCAGTTCCCAGTCCAGTGTACTGGAAATCCCCATAAACTCATCCACCGAAAAGATAGTGTGGATAATGGATGACAGATCCCAATTTTTCCAGGAATTACAATCCCAAATAGAAATTAAAACTATCCAATTGCCTAATGGTTTGAATGTTTACTATTCAGATGTTAAAGATAAAAAAATAGATCTAAACACGGGTGGATTCATATTCAAAACCAGCACCTCCTAA
- a CDS encoding PHP domain-containing protein encodes MKYDLHTHTKYSSDGVLEPENIVKAAKKKGLSGIAITDHDTIRGYLKVKKYETQDFKVICGSEISTERGEVIGLFISSEIKSTTFQEVVEEVKEQDGIVVLPHPFDDVRRTGIYPEKGDIKLIDCVETFNSRCLRQKYNDKAAQFAGENGLSMAAGSDAHFAREVGKAGIITPQDNIRDALIKGDLNVFGEKTSIVNLVLTKMVKTWRTSGWGK; translated from the coding sequence ATGAAATACGACCTCCACACCCACACAAAATACTCTTCTGACGGAGTTTTAGAGCCTGAGAATATAGTTAAGGCTGCTAAAAAAAAAGGTCTCTCTGGAATTGCCATCACTGACCATGACACTATTAGGGGATATTTAAAGGTAAAAAAATATGAAACTCAGGATTTCAAGGTTATATGTGGATCGGAAATAAGTACAGAAAGAGGGGAAGTTATCGGCCTATTCATCTCCAGTGAAATTAAATCCACCACGTTCCAGGAAGTGGTTGAGGAAGTCAAAGAACAGGATGGGATAGTTGTTCTTCCCCATCCCTTTGATGATGTGAGGAGAACTGGTATTTATCCTGAAAAAGGAGATATCAAGTTAATAGATTGTGTGGAGACCTTCAACTCCCGTTGTTTACGTCAGAAATACAATGATAAAGCCGCTCAATTTGCCGGGGAAAATGGTCTAAGCATGGCTGCAGGTAGCGACGCACATTTCGCACGGGAAGTTGGAAAAGCGGGTATTATCACCCCACAGGATAATATTAGAGATGCTCTTATCAAGGGAGATCTAAATGTTTTTGGAGAAAAAACTTCCATAGTAAACCTGGTACTGACCAAAATGGTTAAAACATGGCGAACCTCTGGTTGGGGTAAATGA
- a CDS encoding phosphorylating glyceraldehyde-3-phosphate dehydrogenase, with protein MKNVGINGYGTIGKRVADAVACQDDMQIVGVTKRTPNFEAQMAVEKGFPLYISAPEREDLFIDAGIKVTGTIDDLYDKVDVMVDCTPGGIGAKNKEVYAEKGIKGIFQGGEKHEQIGKSFNSFANYKDNWGADYVRVVSCNTTGLCRTLKPIDDLCGIKKVRAVMVRRGADPGQIKSGPINAIVPNPPTVPSHHGPDVQTVMYDLDITTMALLVPTTLMHQHNLMVELENTPSLDDVIDTLEATPRVLLVEANKGLGSTAEIMECARDLGRPRSDLNEIAVWKESLNVKDGELFYMQAIHQESDVVPENVDCIRAMLEMEEDPAKSIEKTNKNMGIM; from the coding sequence ATGAAAAACGTAGGGATAAACGGATACGGGACTATTGGAAAAAGAGTAGCAGATGCAGTCGCCTGCCAGGACGACATGCAGATCGTGGGAGTAACAAAAAGAACTCCAAACTTCGAAGCCCAGATGGCAGTGGAGAAGGGATTCCCACTCTACATCAGTGCACCGGAGCGAGAAGACTTATTCATAGATGCAGGAATAAAAGTAACTGGCACCATTGATGATCTTTACGATAAAGTGGATGTTATGGTAGACTGCACACCCGGAGGAATTGGTGCTAAAAACAAAGAAGTCTATGCTGAAAAAGGGATTAAAGGAATATTCCAGGGCGGGGAAAAACACGAACAAATCGGGAAGTCTTTCAACTCATTTGCCAACTATAAAGATAACTGGGGTGCAGACTACGTAAGGGTGGTCAGCTGCAACACCACAGGACTCTGCCGTACCTTAAAACCAATAGATGATCTTTGTGGTATTAAAAAGGTTAGGGCAGTCATGGTCCGCCGGGGAGCTGACCCTGGACAGATTAAATCTGGCCCTATAAACGCCATTGTCCCCAATCCACCCACGGTACCCAGTCACCACGGCCCTGATGTGCAGACTGTGATGTACGACCTGGACATTACCACCATGGCCCTCTTAGTACCAACCACACTCATGCACCAGCACAACCTCATGGTGGAACTGGAAAACACACCCTCACTGGATGATGTCATCGACACCCTGGAAGCAACCCCCAGAGTTCTCTTAGTGGAAGCAAATAAAGGACTGGGTTCAACTGCAGAAATAATGGAATGCGCACGAGACTTAGGCAGACCTAGAAGCGATCTAAATGAAATAGCAGTTTGGAAAGAATCCCTGAACGTTAAAGATGGTGAACTGTTCTACATGCAGGCCATACACCAGGAATCTGATGTTGTTCCGGAAAACGTGGACTGTATCCGTGCCATGCTGGAAATGGAAGAAGATCCAGCTAAATCCATTGAGAAAACCAATAAAAATATGGGAATAATGTGA